The following are from one region of the Cytobacillus firmus genome:
- a CDS encoding FMN-dependent NADH-azoreductase produces MAQVLYITAHPHDDKVSYSMAAGKAFIDSYKEANPNDEIVHIDLYKENIPAIDVDVFSGWGKLQSGKGFEELSEDEKSKVGRLSELSEQFVAADKYVFVTPLWNFSFPPVMKAYLDSVAVAGKTFKYTAEGPIGLLTDKKAIHIQARGGIYSEGPAAEMEMGHRYLTVLMQFFGVPSFEGLFVEGHNAMPDKAEEIKADAIARAKDKAKTF; encoded by the coding sequence ATGGCTCAGGTTTTATACATTACAGCACACCCTCATGATGATAAGGTGTCATATAGCATGGCAGCAGGAAAAGCATTTATTGATTCTTACAAGGAAGCTAATCCAAATGACGAAATCGTTCATATTGATTTATACAAGGAAAATATCCCGGCAATTGATGTTGATGTTTTCAGTGGATGGGGCAAGCTTCAGTCAGGCAAAGGTTTTGAAGAACTGTCTGAAGATGAAAAGTCAAAAGTAGGCCGTCTTTCAGAACTAAGCGAACAGTTTGTGGCAGCTGATAAATATGTGTTTGTTACACCGCTTTGGAACTTCTCGTTCCCTCCGGTAATGAAAGCGTATCTTGATTCAGTGGCAGTAGCCGGCAAGACATTTAAGTATACTGCTGAAGGCCCAATCGGGTTATTGACTGACAAAAAGGCGATTCACATCCAGGCTCGTGGAGGCATCTATTCCGAGGGGCCTGCAGCAGAGATGGAAATGGGTCACCGCTATTTAACAGTATTAATGCAATTCTTCGGCGTTCCTTCATTCGAGGGTCTCTTTGTGGAAGGGCACAACGCAATGCCTGATAAAGCTGAAGAAATAAAAGCTGACGCCATTGCCCGTGCAAAAGACAAAGCGAAAACATTCTAA
- a CDS encoding cell wall hydrolase — translation MAVVKAREQDIDLLARLLRAEAEGEGQQGMLMVGNVGINRIRGNCSDFKGIRTIPEMIHQPHAFEAVQKGYFYQRPREVERRLARRAVKGERIWPAKFALWYFRPPGECPPTWYNQPFAGKFKLHCFYEPTAEECENIYNTF, via the coding sequence ATGGCAGTGGTGAAGGCACGCGAACAGGATATAGATTTACTGGCCCGCCTTCTACGGGCCGAGGCTGAAGGAGAAGGCCAGCAGGGCATGCTAATGGTTGGAAATGTGGGGATTAACCGAATCAGGGGAAATTGTTCTGATTTCAAAGGAATCCGCACTATACCGGAGATGATACACCAGCCGCATGCTTTTGAAGCAGTTCAGAAAGGCTATTTTTATCAGCGGCCAAGAGAAGTGGAGAGAAGACTCGCACGTAGGGCTGTAAAAGGTGAAAGGATTTGGCCCGCTAAATTTGCACTATGGTATTTCAGGCCGCCTGGCGAATGTCCACCCACATGGTACAATCAGCCGTTTGCGGGGAAATTTAAGCTCCATTGTTTTTACGAGCCTACAGCGGAAGAATGCGAGAATATTTATAATACATTTTAA
- the speD gene encoding adenosylmethionine decarboxylase: protein MKLTPEQRIELHGFNNLTKSLSFNMYDICYTRTREEREAYIDYIDEEYSAERLTKILTNVSDIIGAHVLNVAQQDYVPQGASVTVLVSEGPVVEVPAESFDESPGPLPDNVVMQLDKSHITVHTYPEYHPDEGISTFRADIDVSTCGEISPLKALNYLIHSFDTDIMTIDYRVRGFTRDKDGKKLYIDHDISSIQNYIPDEAKEDFDMIDVNIYQAHTFHTKCKIRDFDLDNYLFGYTKDKLDPKEAEEITERLTTEMDEIFYGKNIKPGSISE from the coding sequence ATGAAACTAACACCTGAACAACGAATTGAACTCCATGGATTTAATAATCTGACAAAATCGCTCAGCTTTAATATGTATGATATTTGTTATACGAGGACAAGGGAGGAGCGTGAAGCCTATATAGATTATATTGATGAGGAATATAGCGCGGAGCGGCTCACAAAAATACTTACGAATGTTTCCGATATTATTGGTGCCCATGTCCTGAATGTGGCACAGCAGGATTATGTGCCACAAGGTGCAAGTGTGACGGTTCTTGTATCTGAAGGTCCAGTAGTGGAGGTACCGGCTGAATCTTTTGATGAATCTCCCGGACCGCTGCCGGATAACGTAGTCATGCAGCTGGATAAAAGCCATATAACCGTTCATACCTATCCTGAATATCATCCAGACGAAGGAATCAGCACATTCAGGGCTGATATAGATGTATCCACCTGCGGAGAAATTTCCCCGCTAAAAGCCCTTAATTACCTGATCCATTCCTTTGATACAGACATCATGACTATAGATTACAGAGTCAGGGGATTTACACGGGACAAGGACGGGAAAAAACTTTATATCGACCATGATATCAGTTCAATCCAAAATTATATTCCTGACGAAGCAAAAGAAGATTTTGATATGATCGACGTAAATATTTATCAGGCACACACCTTTCATACCAAATGTAAAATAAGGGACTTCGATTTGGATAATTATTTATTTGGTTACACAAAGGATAAGCTTGATCCAAAAGAGGCCGAAGAGATTACTGAGCGGCTTACAACAGAGATGGACGAGATTTTTTACGGGAAGAATATTAAACCCGGTTCTATATCAGAGTGA
- a CDS encoding CAP domain-containing protein — protein sequence MRKVLFILILLFLGFAFSQPDEKSADDSKSGTVMDNIKTDIQLFKDNKDLQNVITDVMEEAQNWADQFLLTIGQYTGEKNLSPEDKAEKPVLEAPEEQTFSIHNIEIGDDKAEIEKNLGPSGRISANEYGTDWHAYHDHYQNFVMVAYDKQEKAAGIYTNQDLISSTKEIAYGTPKSSVTQQLGKPLDRMRKDLVIFQLEENRDYDLYELDGNYVTIFYDKHRNNTVTSIQIISKSLEKQKESFYAYASSVLKEGFEWQLFDITNAERVTHGVPVLEWDDTVKETARKHSSDMAENNYFDHTNLQGLSPFDRMQADEVSFMLAGENLASGQFSSIFAHEGLMNSLGHRKNILRADYEFLGVGVAFNSKSQPYYTENFYAN from the coding sequence TTGAGGAAGGTTTTATTTATACTTATCCTGTTATTTCTCGGTTTCGCTTTTTCACAGCCGGATGAAAAATCAGCTGATGATTCCAAGTCAGGAACTGTAATGGATAATATAAAAACAGATATTCAGCTTTTTAAAGACAATAAGGACCTCCAGAATGTAATAACTGACGTTATGGAGGAGGCGCAAAACTGGGCGGATCAATTTCTCCTGACAATCGGGCAATATACCGGGGAAAAAAATCTTTCTCCTGAGGATAAAGCCGAAAAACCTGTTTTGGAAGCCCCTGAGGAACAAACCTTTTCTATTCATAACATAGAAATAGGAGATGATAAGGCGGAAATCGAAAAAAATCTTGGTCCCTCGGGCCGTATCTCCGCGAATGAATATGGAACAGACTGGCATGCCTATCATGATCACTATCAAAATTTCGTAATGGTTGCTTATGACAAGCAGGAAAAAGCAGCGGGCATCTATACAAATCAGGATCTGATTTCTTCCACAAAAGAGATTGCCTACGGGACGCCAAAGTCATCCGTGACACAGCAGCTTGGAAAGCCGCTGGATAGAATGAGAAAAGACTTGGTCATCTTCCAGCTTGAAGAGAATCGTGATTATGACTTATACGAACTGGATGGGAATTACGTAACCATTTTTTATGATAAGCATCGTAACAATACGGTCACATCCATTCAAATAATCAGCAAATCACTTGAAAAGCAAAAAGAATCCTTTTATGCATATGCCAGCAGTGTTTTAAAAGAAGGATTTGAATGGCAGCTGTTCGATATTACCAATGCAGAGAGAGTAACTCATGGAGTGCCCGTTCTGGAGTGGGACGATACTGTTAAGGAAACGGCGCGTAAGCACAGCAGCGATATGGCAGAGAACAATTATTTTGACCATACCAATCTGCAGGGCCTCTCCCCTTTTGACAGAATGCAGGCGGATGAAGTTTCGTTTATGTTAGCCGGGGAAAACCTTGCTTCCGGCCAATTCAGCAGTATATTTGCTCACGAAGGATTAATGAACTCGCTCGGACACCGCAAAAACATTCTGCGTGCGGATTATGAATTTTTGGGTGTTGGTGTCGCTTTTAATTCAAAATCACAGCCTTATTATACCGAAAATTTTTATGCCAACTAA
- a CDS encoding MerR family transcriptional regulator codes for MDTQYMKAYTIKEVSKMLNVPPGTLRQWEKDLNGLLLIPRSKQGARFYTDHEIALLEKVKQMRDKNLSKEMIRELMQKHMDYASETASPANETALAAIEPETALHKEQESVMNAEQLMAIMENFRDSLLSDIRNEIRSGVRKEVLEEVKKEISKGSLHTVKSLSDSIYKSGEKTKAEIESLSARIDQTSEDTSEAFGTLSKRVAKSSKRTTDQIHQLTNKLTESSEASSEEFKTMIHYISSSAEVTSTEISSLIETLNTDREIYIETINKEREQYWHEVKQREDVFQDMIVSFRSAAASQEPEKKWWKFWK; via the coding sequence ATGGATACGCAATATATGAAGGCTTATACAATTAAAGAGGTTTCGAAAATGCTAAATGTGCCTCCGGGGACCTTAAGACAATGGGAAAAGGATTTGAACGGATTATTGCTGATTCCTAGGTCCAAACAGGGAGCCCGTTTTTATACAGACCATGAAATTGCATTGCTTGAAAAAGTGAAGCAAATGCGCGATAAAAACCTGAGCAAGGAAATGATCCGGGAATTAATGCAAAAACATATGGACTATGCTTCTGAAACGGCTTCACCAGCAAATGAAACGGCTTTGGCGGCAATAGAACCGGAAACAGCATTACATAAAGAGCAGGAATCAGTCATGAATGCTGAACAGCTCATGGCTATCATGGAAAATTTCAGGGACAGTTTACTTTCAGATATCAGAAATGAAATTCGCAGCGGCGTTCGAAAGGAAGTATTAGAAGAAGTGAAAAAAGAGATTAGCAAAGGATCTTTGCATACCGTGAAAAGCCTATCGGATTCAATCTACAAATCAGGCGAAAAAACGAAAGCGGAAATTGAATCACTGTCAGCGAGGATTGACCAGACTTCGGAGGATACTTCCGAAGCGTTCGGAACTCTTTCGAAAAGGGTTGCGAAGAGTTCGAAACGTACAACTGATCAAATCCATCAGTTGACAAACAAACTGACGGAATCCTCGGAAGCATCCTCCGAAGAATTCAAAACCATGATCCATTACATCTCCTCTTCTGCCGAGGTGACCAGCACCGAAATCAGCTCGCTGATTGAAACATTAAATACGGACAGGGAAATTTATATCGAAACCATTAATAAAGAGCGGGAGCAATATTGGCATGAAGTAAAGCAGCGGGAAGATGTTTTTCAGGATATGATTGTTTCCTTCCGAAGCGCGGCTGCCTCACAGGAACCTGAAAAAAAATGGTGGAAGTTTTGGAAATAG
- a CDS encoding C39 family peptidase: MGNRIIAMSIAAGVGLSLTVGGIKMGSNEHSNEKEISYTAVPHAEAQHAPPVKQEIMKKSVLLDVPLYNQMDHPRLYNGCEITSLAMIISYEGVKVSKNELAKEVNRVPLKLSGGEYGNPNEGFVGNMEDGPGLGVYEGPIFDLAKKYFPDRAENLTGKPFDVLLEKVAKGSPVWIITTASLSPAASFETWNTPGGPVDVTFQMHSVAITGYDEENIYINDPYGTKNKKVPKQQFIEAWELMGSQAIVIN, from the coding sequence TTGGGCAATAGAATTATCGCAATGTCTATAGCTGCCGGGGTTGGATTGTCTCTGACTGTGGGAGGCATAAAGATGGGGAGCAATGAACACTCAAATGAAAAGGAAATTTCCTATACAGCTGTTCCGCACGCGGAGGCACAGCATGCCCCGCCCGTGAAGCAGGAAATTATGAAGAAATCGGTGCTTCTGGATGTGCCATTGTACAACCAAATGGATCACCCGCGTTTATATAATGGTTGTGAGATTACCAGTTTAGCAATGATTATAAGCTATGAAGGCGTTAAAGTATCAAAAAATGAGTTAGCAAAGGAAGTTAACCGGGTACCGCTCAAGTTAAGCGGAGGTGAGTACGGGAATCCCAATGAGGGCTTTGTCGGCAATATGGAGGATGGTCCGGGATTGGGCGTTTATGAGGGGCCGATTTTCGATCTGGCGAAAAAGTACTTTCCTGACCGTGCTGAGAATCTGACTGGCAAGCCGTTTGATGTGCTGCTTGAAAAAGTAGCGAAAGGGTCGCCGGTCTGGATCATTACAACCGCAAGTCTGTCACCCGCTGCATCTTTTGAGACCTGGAATACACCGGGCGGACCGGTGGATGTGACCTTCCAGATGCATAGTGTGGCAATAACCGGATATGATGAGGAAAATATCTATATTAACGATCCGTATGGCACTAAAAATAAAAAGGTGCCTAAACAGCAGTTTATAGAAGCCTGGGAGCTAATGGGATCACAGGCTATTGTCATTAACTAG
- a CDS encoding spore germination protein, with product MLRWIKRKIEYSKLDRKKDFSVSDRMVSKKLSENITYISELFEKNSDVVFRRFTIGRQQKADAFLVGIDGLYDKTAIHENIIKPLMELETGDLPILQRLETIEQDLLSISDISTERTMKKSVSQLLKGDPLLLIDGMEYVYILGSRTWEMRGIQEPVTETVVRGPREGFVETLRTNTAMLRRKIHNQNLIIEQMTMGTLSQTDVAIAYINHLVNPDLLEEVKNRLRKINTDAILESGYIEEFIEDAPYSPFPTISNTERPDVVSARILEGRIAILVDGTSTVLIVPYLMMESFQAAEDYYSRPYYTSFIRMLRLIGFLASTLAPAVYVAFQNFHKETFPTELLISLSASRQGVPFPLFIEVFLMMISFEWLREAGIRMPRHIGQAVSIVGALVLGESAVNAGFVGAPTVIIVAISAITSFIITPLNDAIALIRFAFLFAAGILGIYGVMLALTFSLLHVASLRSFGVPYMSPWFPIMWSDWKDFLIRAPFWKLNHRPEALHTLNDLRTANGNKPKSGKKQEGGEE from the coding sequence ATGCTGCGATGGATTAAACGCAAAATTGAATATTCCAAACTAGACCGCAAAAAGGATTTTAGTGTTTCTGACCGGATGGTATCTAAGAAATTAAGTGAGAATATTACCTATATTTCCGAGCTTTTTGAGAAAAATTCTGATGTTGTTTTTAGGCGTTTTACTATTGGTCGGCAGCAGAAAGCAGATGCTTTTCTAGTTGGAATAGATGGATTATATGACAAAACTGCCATACACGAGAACATTATCAAGCCTTTAATGGAACTTGAAACAGGGGATCTTCCTATTTTACAAAGGCTTGAGACCATAGAGCAGGATCTGCTAAGCATATCCGACATTTCAACAGAGAGAACGATGAAAAAAAGTGTATCTCAATTATTAAAAGGGGATCCCTTACTGTTAATTGACGGGATGGAGTATGTATATATTTTGGGTTCGAGAACATGGGAAATGAGAGGCATACAGGAGCCTGTAACAGAAACCGTTGTTAGGGGACCTAGAGAAGGATTTGTTGAAACCTTAAGAACCAATACAGCCATGCTTAGACGAAAGATTCATAACCAGAACCTAATCATAGAACAAATGACGATGGGTACCTTGTCACAAACAGACGTGGCAATTGCATATATTAACCATTTAGTGAATCCTGATTTATTAGAGGAAGTAAAAAATAGGCTCAGAAAAATAAATACTGATGCCATATTGGAATCGGGGTATATTGAAGAATTCATTGAAGACGCACCTTATTCTCCCTTTCCTACCATATCCAATACTGAGAGGCCGGATGTTGTATCTGCGAGAATTTTGGAAGGAAGAATTGCCATTTTAGTAGACGGTACTTCCACTGTATTAATTGTTCCATATTTAATGATGGAATCATTCCAGGCAGCTGAAGATTATTATTCAAGGCCCTACTATACATCATTCATAAGAATGTTAAGGCTTATTGGCTTTTTGGCATCTACGTTAGCCCCTGCCGTTTATGTGGCGTTTCAAAATTTTCATAAAGAAACATTCCCTACTGAATTATTGATCAGTCTATCGGCATCAAGGCAGGGTGTTCCTTTCCCGCTTTTTATTGAAGTATTTCTTATGATGATTAGTTTCGAATGGCTGCGTGAAGCTGGTATACGTATGCCAAGGCATATAGGACAAGCTGTTTCCATTGTCGGGGCATTGGTTTTGGGAGAATCTGCTGTGAATGCAGGATTTGTTGGTGCTCCCACGGTCATCATTGTTGCAATTTCAGCGATTACCAGCTTCATTATAACCCCGTTGAATGATGCAATCGCTTTGATCCGATTCGCTTTTTTATTTGCTGCTGGAATTTTAGGGATTTATGGGGTTATGCTTGCTCTTACCTTTTCTCTGCTTCATGTTGCTTCTTTGCGCTCCTTTGGCGTGCCATACATGTCGCCGTGGTTCCCTATTATGTGGTCAGACTGGAAAGATTTTTTAATCAGAGCGCCATTTTGGAAATTGAATCACCGTCCAGAAGCCTTACACACTCTGAATGATCTGCGTACGGCGAATGGCAACAAACCAAAATCGGGCAAAAAGCAAGAAGGGGGAGAAGAGTAA
- a CDS encoding Ger(x)C family spore germination protein: protein MKYSALLLLLFMLVMLSGCWGSKELRDVGIMSGIGVDKGIDSGFDVTAQTIKPGSKSDLPISAIVHTTHGETVFEAVRNMISEAKKKEIHQHIDSLIIGKAVAEDGVTSAFDFFLRDHEPRFNMSVFLAEGNAKEILEILNTELYDIPAREMKNSLVEQKALSKAPYVELHNFYQRLIDPYQDPYMPIIHKIDNDFKNEGTAIFKGDKLVGELNGVETRGMLRVQGELEGGIQVIHVPLSEEETVNVSIEVKDSKTTINNFLKDGQPVIEISIQETGFIGETSKAVRLAKDDIKKINQLYKNAIKKEVEDSVDKIQKELKANTFDFAEIIRRNEKDYWKHHKENWEEIYPSLKVVVKVNTELPANGLVNYEGGR, encoded by the coding sequence ATGAAATATTCGGCTCTATTACTTCTCCTTTTTATGTTAGTAATGCTGAGTGGATGCTGGGGGAGTAAAGAATTGAGGGATGTGGGAATTATGTCGGGTATAGGAGTTGATAAAGGAATCGACTCGGGATTTGATGTCACTGCCCAAACGATTAAACCAGGTTCTAAAAGTGATCTCCCCATTTCTGCCATTGTCCATACTACTCATGGAGAAACTGTTTTTGAAGCAGTCAGGAATATGATCAGTGAAGCAAAAAAGAAGGAAATCCATCAACATATTGATTCGCTCATTATTGGAAAGGCTGTTGCCGAAGATGGAGTGACTTCTGCTTTTGATTTCTTTTTACGTGATCATGAACCTCGGTTTAACATGTCTGTTTTCTTAGCGGAAGGAAATGCTAAAGAAATTTTAGAAATCTTAAATACCGAATTATATGATATTCCAGCTAGAGAGATGAAAAACTCTCTTGTCGAGCAAAAAGCATTATCAAAAGCCCCTTATGTGGAATTGCATAATTTTTACCAACGTTTAATTGATCCCTATCAAGACCCTTATATGCCAATCATTCATAAGATAGATAATGATTTTAAGAATGAGGGTACAGCAATTTTTAAAGGAGATAAGTTGGTGGGAGAGCTAAATGGAGTTGAAACAAGGGGAATGCTAAGAGTACAGGGAGAGTTAGAAGGGGGGATTCAGGTTATTCATGTGCCTTTATCTGAAGAAGAAACCGTTAACGTATCCATCGAAGTTAAAGACTCAAAGACAACTATTAATAATTTTTTGAAAGACGGACAGCCAGTTATAGAGATATCAATTCAAGAGACCGGATTTATTGGTGAAACCTCAAAAGCTGTCAGATTAGCGAAAGATGATATTAAAAAAATCAATCAGCTTTACAAAAATGCTATAAAAAAAGAAGTTGAAGATTCTGTGGATAAAATTCAAAAAGAATTAAAGGCAAATACCTTTGATTTTGCTGAAATCATTCGCAGGAATGAAAAAGACTATTGGAAACATCATAAGGAAAATTGGGAGGAAATATATCCCTCATTAAAAGTAGTCGTAAAAGTCAATACAGAGTTGCCTGCAAACGGTTTAGTAAATTATGAAGGAGGAAGATAA
- a CDS encoding YdcF family protein, with translation MKISEFSPSHLNENDVTKLLYEGIEDNLQKGDLIFVPGSSKAAEYRLPEAIRLYQEGRAKKLLLSGGVKWPGNEMTEAEMLMKKAILYGIPPNDLFLENKSLHTKENVLASMLVMDRMCGLENISNIIVVTAPFHMRRLHLTLLTYMPNWINYSLVCSNDGSTGKEQWKQHPYGRKRAFDEAGKIIDYVNKGILIDQEI, from the coding sequence GTGAAAATCTCGGAATTCAGCCCCAGCCATTTAAATGAGAATGATGTTACCAAGCTGCTTTATGAGGGTATTGAGGATAATCTGCAAAAAGGGGATTTAATTTTTGTGCCTGGAAGCAGCAAAGCAGCAGAATATCGATTACCGGAAGCTATCAGGCTTTATCAGGAAGGAAGAGCAAAAAAGCTGCTTTTGTCAGGTGGTGTAAAATGGCCGGGCAATGAAATGACTGAAGCAGAAATGTTAATGAAAAAAGCCATTTTGTACGGCATTCCTCCAAATGACCTCTTCCTTGAAAATAAATCTCTTCATACAAAAGAAAATGTTCTTGCCTCTATGCTGGTTATGGACCGGATGTGCGGACTCGAGAACATCTCCAATATCATCGTTGTAACAGCTCCATTTCATATGAGGAGGCTGCACTTAACATTATTGACATATATGCCGAATTGGATTAACTATTCTTTAGTATGTTCTAATGATGGTTCAACCGGGAAAGAGCAATGGAAGCAGCATCCTTATGGAAGAAAAAGAGCGTTTGATGAAGCAGGGAAAATAATTGATTACGTTAATAAGGGAATTCTTATAGATCAGGAAATTTAA
- a CDS encoding DUF3231 family protein yields MEENKVHLTSGEVAVLWTGYQNDSMSLPLLDYFDKTVEDDEIKPVIEFARQLSDGHIKFLTDLFQKERFPIPAGFSSNDVNLNAQKLYTDTFMLEFLLQMAKSGLVAYGSSLGMSARKDLRTYFIKCIHQTMELFEKATDIALEKGIYLRRPYIDLPAEIDMIDDNSYLSGLNPLRKPRPLNAIEIAHLSFNVETNMVGTMLALSFSQAAKSKEIISYMERGKEISKKHVKILSATLLDNDIQAPNSPDYAVNGSSESPFSERLMMQLMAFLSTLGSGNYAAAASASQRSDIILNYERLSLEIAQFAKDGADIMIKHKWLEQPPGSPNRKDLARRQS; encoded by the coding sequence ATGGAAGAAAACAAGGTTCATTTGACATCAGGTGAAGTGGCAGTTTTATGGACGGGTTACCAAAATGACAGTATGTCATTGCCTCTTTTGGATTACTTTGATAAAACCGTGGAAGATGATGAAATAAAACCTGTCATTGAATTCGCCCGTCAATTATCGGACGGTCATATCAAGTTTTTGACCGATTTATTTCAAAAAGAAAGGTTTCCAATACCTGCAGGTTTCTCGAGTAATGACGTTAACCTTAATGCGCAAAAATTGTACACAGATACGTTTATGCTGGAATTCCTACTGCAGATGGCCAAATCCGGTCTTGTTGCGTATGGCAGCTCTTTGGGCATGAGTGCCAGGAAAGATTTAAGAACATATTTTATAAAATGCATCCATCAAACCATGGAATTGTTTGAAAAAGCTACAGATATAGCTTTAGAGAAAGGAATTTATCTGAGAAGGCCATACATAGACCTTCCAGCGGAAATAGACATGATTGATGATAATAGCTATTTAAGCGGGTTAAATCCTTTAAGGAAGCCGCGGCCGCTAAATGCAATTGAGATTGCACATTTATCATTTAATGTGGAAACCAACATGGTGGGAACGATGCTGGCTCTCAGCTTTTCACAGGCTGCTAAATCAAAAGAGATTATCAGCTATATGGAACGGGGTAAGGAAATTTCAAAAAAACATGTGAAGATTCTGAGTGCAACATTGCTGGACAATGATATACAGGCTCCTAATTCCCCTGATTATGCTGTAAACGGCAGTTCTGAATCACCATTCTCAGAAAGGCTGATGATGCAGCTTATGGCATTTCTGAGTACATTGGGATCAGGGAACTATGCAGCAGCTGCTTCAGCCAGTCAAAGAAGTGATATAATCCTGAATTATGAACGTCTTTCTCTGGAAATCGCCCAGTTTGCCAAAGACGGGGCAGACATTATGATCAAACACAAGTGGCTGGAACAGCCGCCAGGTTCACCCAACCGGAAAGACCTGGCCAGAAGGCAAAGCTAG
- a CDS encoding AbrB family transcriptional regulator, producing MKKNVFITFSAAALGAGLFSLLHIPVAFLLGALTAVMIGSRLSRIPFYWPAAFRDAGIIIVGYSIGLSFTKEAVLLILQKLPFIFLITVCLILFSAISALLIAKLLGIDYPTVLIGSIPGGLSQMILLAEEVKGIDITVVTFMQVARLTMIIFIVPVLVFGPWMNMEVSSEFTAAVPLWRDLFPDIFLFALVSFAGIILSKRLKLPTTYLLGPIMGTAALVISGINGPQLPPSVLDLSQLLIGAHIGMMMKPEKLGNKVKTISLAALSGLLLVVCSVLLSFWVMHAFHLSPATGLLSLAPGGMDQMAIIAHETGADLAIVTGYQLFRLFFIFFVVPPFLKWIFLKFKRLGSSSE from the coding sequence GTGAAAAAAAATGTTTTCATCACCTTTTCTGCTGCTGCATTAGGTGCAGGGTTATTTTCATTATTGCATATTCCGGTCGCCTTTTTGCTTGGTGCATTGACTGCTGTAATGATTGGAAGCCGGCTCAGCAGGATTCCATTTTACTGGCCAGCCGCATTTCGGGATGCCGGGATCATTATTGTCGGCTACAGCATCGGCCTTTCTTTTACAAAGGAAGCGGTTTTGCTTATCCTTCAGAAGCTGCCTTTTATTTTTCTCATTACGGTTTGCCTGATTCTCTTTAGTGCCATTTCTGCCCTTCTCATTGCTAAATTATTGGGCATCGATTATCCAACAGTGCTGATCGGGAGTATTCCCGGAGGTCTTTCACAAATGATTCTTCTGGCAGAGGAAGTTAAAGGAATTGATATCACAGTCGTTACCTTTATGCAGGTTGCAAGGCTGACGATGATTATCTTCATTGTCCCTGTTCTGGTTTTCGGACCATGGATGAACATGGAAGTCAGTTCTGAATTTACAGCCGCTGTTCCTTTATGGAGGGATTTATTCCCTGATATTTTCCTCTTTGCTCTTGTTTCCTTTGCAGGCATTATCCTAAGTAAACGCCTGAAGCTCCCTACCACATACCTTCTCGGTCCGATTATGGGAACAGCTGCCCTTGTCATTTCCGGCATTAACGGGCCTCAGCTCCCTCCGTCTGTTTTGGATTTATCACAGCTTTTAATAGGAGCCCACATCGGCATGATGATGAAGCCTGAAAAGCTGGGCAATAAGGTTAAAACGATTTCACTTGCTGCCTTAAGCGGCCTGCTTCTCGTGGTGTGTTCGGTTCTGCTCAGTTTTTGGGTTATGCACGCTTTTCATCTTTCCCCTGCCACCGGATTACTGAGCCTTGCTCCGGGAGGAATGGACCAAATGGCCATCATCGCCCATGAAACCGGGGCCGATCTGGCCATCGTAACAGGGTATCAGCTTTTTCGCTTATTCTTTATCTTCTTTGTGGTGCCTCCGTTTTTAAAATGGATCTTTTTGAAGTTTAAGAGATTAGGATCATCAAGCGAATAA